From Garciella nitratireducens DSM 15102, a single genomic window includes:
- a CDS encoding STAS domain-containing protein, with amino-acid sequence MILQIKDQFNENENRWEITLEGEVDVYTVNNLKERLSKRLEEKMEDIQIDCTSLRYIDSMGLGALIGIRGKMSEKNKKLILKNVQPNVRRLLKITQLDKIFIVE; translated from the coding sequence GTGATTTTACAAATAAAAGATCAATTTAATGAGAATGAAAATCGTTGGGAGATTACACTAGAGGGAGAAGTAGACGTATATACCGTAAACAATTTAAAAGAAAGATTAAGTAAACGCTTAGAAGAGAAAATGGAAGATATTCAGATAGATTGTACTTCTTTAAGATATATTGATAGTATGGGATTAGGTGCATTAATAGGGATTCGTGGTAAAATGTCAGAAAAAAATAAAAAGCTTATTTTGAAAAACGTACAACCAAATGTAAGAAGGCTATTGAAAATAACACAACTAGATAAGATTTTTATCGTAGAATAA
- a CDS encoding ECF transporter S component — translation MLRKKFTLKELIYISLLATIATISKTPIRVLSNFLTNSFGLPGGVIGGVYYMFWIVAACGFIKKCGTATLFCIIQIFVSFVIFTMPPIKLITYLPPGMVIDLFLLLWRKDPLQKGIMGILGALANSAGAITQAKLFMGLPMIPTLISGISAAVSGAIGGYLAFILVIKLNKEEKAITF, via the coding sequence ATGTTACGTAAAAAATTCACTTTAAAAGAATTAATTTATATTTCTCTTTTAGCAACCATAGCAACAATTTCCAAAACACCGATTAGAGTATTATCCAATTTTTTAACAAATTCCTTTGGATTACCTGGGGGAGTTATAGGAGGAGTTTATTATATGTTTTGGATTGTAGCTGCCTGTGGATTTATAAAAAAATGTGGTACTGCTACTTTATTTTGTATTATTCAAATATTTGTTAGTTTTGTAATTTTTACTATGCCTCCTATAAAGTTAATAACTTATCTTCCTCCAGGAATGGTTATAGATTTATTTCTTTTACTTTGGAGAAAAGATCCTTTACAGAAAGGAATTATGGGAATATTAGGAGCTTTAGCAAATAGTGCAGGAGCAATTACTCAAGCTAAATTATTTATGGGACTTCCTATGATTCCAACTTTAATAAGTGGCATTAGTGCAGCTGTTTCTGGAGCAATAGGAGGATATTTAGCATTTATTCTAGTAATAAAACTTAATAAAGAAGAAAAAGCTATTACTTTTTGA
- a CDS encoding pro-sigmaK processing inhibitor BofA family protein, whose protein sequence is MGLELEMEVIVAYVVGLVIIYVVGYALYKIFKKPLKLLGMLVFNGILGGMALLFVNFIGGFFDFSIAVNPITALVAGFLGIPGIVLMILLNTVL, encoded by the coding sequence ATGGGATTAGAATTAGAAATGGAAGTTATTGTAGCTTATGTCGTTGGATTAGTGATTATATATGTAGTAGGCTATGCACTGTATAAGATTTTTAAAAAACCTTTAAAATTATTAGGGATGCTAGTATTCAATGGAATACTAGGAGGAATGGCATTGCTTTTTGTCAATTTTATTGGTGGATTCTTTGATTTTTCCATTGCTGTTAATCCCATTACAGCATTAGTAGCAGGATTTCTAGGAATACCAGGGATTGTTTTGATGATTTTATTAAATACTGTTTTATAG
- a CDS encoding SigB/SigF/SigG family RNA polymerase sigma factor, with product MEQKKEKRQENQEKDQKKYIHELFEKYAKTKDIKIRNELIEKFIYIPQILSKKYLGKGADYEDIYQVATMGLIYAIERFDPSKGFEFASFATPTIIGEIKKYFRDKEWLIRVPRRIQNLSKKISTTKIELEQKLMHTPTIKDIADYLNITEEEVIEAMEGSYAYTPKSLDSTYKLNSEDKALTFMDMIGEEDKDLESVDNKDFIFRTMDKLSDVEQEIVKDRFFERKTQSQIAKKLGVSQMTISRLEKKIIEKFKKEICI from the coding sequence ATGGAACAAAAAAAGGAAAAAAGGCAAGAGAATCAAGAAAAAGATCAAAAAAAATACATCCATGAACTTTTTGAAAAATATGCAAAAACTAAGGACATTAAAATCAGAAATGAATTAATCGAAAAATTTATCTATATACCGCAGATTCTATCAAAAAAGTATTTAGGAAAAGGAGCAGATTATGAAGATATCTATCAAGTAGCTACTATGGGATTGATCTATGCCATAGAAAGATTTGATCCATCCAAAGGATTTGAATTTGCTAGCTTTGCTACGCCTACAATTATTGGAGAAATCAAAAAATATTTCAGAGATAAAGAGTGGCTCATTAGAGTACCAAGACGAATTCAGAACCTTTCCAAAAAGATCAGCACTACAAAGATAGAATTAGAACAAAAATTGATGCACACTCCTACCATAAAAGATATTGCTGATTACCTTAATATCACAGAAGAAGAAGTAATAGAGGCAATGGAAGGCAGTTATGCTTATACCCCTAAATCTTTAGATAGTACTTATAAGTTAAATTCAGAGGATAAAGCATTAACTTTTATGGATATGATAGGTGAGGAAGACAAAGACTTAGAAAGTGTTGACAATAAAGATTTTATATTTAGAACAATGGACAAGCTTAGTGACGTAGAACAAGAAATTGTTAAAGATCGTTTTTTTGAAAGAAAAACCCAAAGCCAAATAGCAAAAAAATTAGGAGTTTCTCAGATGACAATTTCACGATTAGAAAAAAAGATTATTGAAAAATTTAAAAAAGAAATATGTATTTAA
- a CDS encoding winged helix-turn-helix domain-containing protein, whose translation MEIGYKIWLKKEGRKIFGKGPKELLIRVDQLGSLSKAAASMNMSYSKAWNLISNLEKTLGIKVLDKKIGGIDGGSSSLTPEGKNLIKKYDRLEKKIEQIFSQIDLNNI comes from the coding sequence ATGGAAATAGGATATAAAATTTGGTTAAAAAAAGAAGGTAGAAAGATTTTCGGAAAAGGTCCCAAAGAGCTTCTTATAAGGGTAGATCAGCTAGGATCTTTAAGTAAAGCAGCTGCTTCTATGAATATGTCCTATAGCAAAGCATGGAATTTAATATCTAATTTAGAAAAAACATTAGGGATAAAAGTGCTTGACAAAAAAATAGGAGGTATAGACGGAGGAAGTTCTTCGCTTACTCCAGAAGGTAAAAATTTAATTAAGAAATATGATAGATTAGAAAAGAAAATAGAACAAATATTTTCACAAATCGACCTAAACAATATTTAA
- a CDS encoding HPr family phosphocarrier protein, with the protein MQKLLTVQNPVDLHENVVTKFIQETNKFKSQIFVLKDGNKINAKSIMGLLASGISKGSKIILEANGPDEEKAIQALSILIENSSEQE; encoded by the coding sequence TTGCAAAAGTTATTAACCGTGCAAAATCCAGTTGATTTACATGAGAATGTAGTTACAAAATTTATTCAAGAAACTAATAAGTTTAAATCTCAGATTTTTGTACTGAAAGATGGAAACAAAATTAATGCAAAAAGTATTATGGGATTATTAGCATCGGGGATTTCAAAAGGAAGTAAAATTATTTTAGAAGCAAATGGTCCAGATGAAGAGAAAGCAATCCAAGCACTGAGTATTTTAATTGAAAACAGTTCTGAGCAGGAGTAG
- a CDS encoding class I SAM-dependent methyltransferase gives MKLPKITDKDLLNISQTNLDSGNSLRQRFNWNHQSIRWFLASEDTTNFYQKVLETIHPYIENLSSILDIGCGIGGFSIAFAKSGFYVTAIDSSMIAMEHLRNKIQEINLQNIKIFPVSLEDFQFFQKYDVIFGSYIMGLMEEKMIDRVLEYTTHYLILLLPYRRIKNDFCIEELYRELKIDTDYLKQSNYLDLIKILDRKNISYHIKILHSDFGQPFQTKEEGLDFINHYFPILKKYDDEVMKWLDRKCILRDGKYYLPNQKESVIMIIEKKGRI, from the coding sequence TTGAAGTTACCAAAGATAACCGACAAGGACTTATTAAATATCTCACAAACCAATTTAGACAGCGGGAATAGTCTAAGGCAAAGATTTAATTGGAATCATCAAAGCATTCGATGGTTTCTAGCTTCTGAAGATACTACTAATTTTTATCAAAAAGTTTTAGAAACCATCCACCCATACATTGAGAATTTAAGTTCAATATTGGACATCGGTTGTGGAATTGGAGGATTTTCTATAGCTTTTGCTAAAAGTGGATTTTATGTTACAGCAATAGATTCTTCTATGATTGCGATGGAGCATTTAAGAAATAAAATACAAGAAATAAATTTACAAAATATAAAAATTTTTCCTGTTTCATTAGAGGATTTTCAATTTTTCCAAAAATACGATGTAATTTTTGGTAGTTATATCATGGGATTAATGGAAGAAAAAATGATTGATAGAGTATTAGAATATACTACACATTATCTTATTCTTTTATTACCTTATCGCAGAATAAAAAATGATTTTTGCATCGAAGAACTTTATAGAGAATTAAAAATTGATACAGATTACCTAAAACAATCCAATTATTTGGATCTTATCAAAATATTAGATAGAAAGAATATAAGTTATCATATAAAAATATTACATTCGGATTTTGGACAACCTTTTCAAACGAAAGAGGAAGGATTGGATTTTATCAATCATTATTTTCCTATTTTAAAAAAATATGATGATGAGGTGATGAAATGGCTAGATAGAAAATGCATATTAAGGGACGGGAAGTACTATTTACCTAACCAGAAAGAAAGCGTGATAATGATTATAGAAAAGAAAGGAAGGATATAA
- a CDS encoding YtxH domain-containing protein, whose translation MAKNKEENFWQGMFFGGLLGGIVGLLLAPQSGKETRKILKKKSKNLPEDILEKKEQVVSKLDDTVDYLKNTSKAITEKMKGGLEEQEQQEEQEEIPENPENSETQNLELEIEETQDFLEEKEDKDTKKE comes from the coding sequence TTGGCTAAAAATAAAGAAGAAAACTTTTGGCAGGGAATGTTTTTTGGAGGACTTTTAGGAGGGATTGTTGGATTATTATTGGCACCTCAATCTGGAAAAGAGACAAGAAAAATTTTAAAGAAAAAGAGTAAAAATTTACCGGAAGATATTTTAGAAAAAAAAGAACAAGTTGTTAGTAAATTAGATGATACGGTGGACTATCTAAAAAATACATCCAAAGCCATTACAGAGAAAATGAAAGGAGGATTAGAAGAACAAGAACAACAAGAAGAACAAGAAGAAATTCCTGAAAATCCTGAAAATTCAGAAACACAAAATTTAGAATTAGAAATAGAAGAAACGCAAGATTTTTTAGAAGAAAAAGAAGATAAAGATACAAAAAAAGAGTAA
- a CDS encoding DUF2508 family protein, whose translation MKMTEYIQESNGIENRKKQWKEVLKTISKKTAEQLERERIRQEEKDFVQLINQAKEDWKNAQIYFEEVTDPDLIELAIYQMEAAKVFYMYLLKEAKRKGISA comes from the coding sequence ATGAAAATGACAGAGTATATACAAGAGTCTAATGGAATAGAAAATCGAAAAAAGCAATGGAAAGAAGTGTTAAAGACCATCTCTAAAAAGACAGCAGAACAATTAGAAAGGGAACGAATTCGGCAAGAAGAAAAAGATTTTGTTCAATTAATCAATCAAGCAAAAGAAGACTGGAAGAATGCTCAAATTTATTTTGAAGAAGTAACAGATCCTGATTTAATAGAATTAGCAATTTACCAAATGGAAGCAGCAAAAGTTTTTTATATGTATTTATTAAAAGAAGCAAAAAGAAAAGGAATTTCGGCATAA
- a CDS encoding ATP-binding protein yields the protein MKNSLNQKGNFPLEEEYHKISLSLPNAPEYVSVVRLTLSGIANRMGFDIEAIEDLKVAVAEACTNAITHGCGDCNYTIEFSILKDRLQIEISDKGRGFDYNLIQEPDLSQPREGGLGIFIIKTLMDEVKFFKNNNCGTKIIMSKKLGDA from the coding sequence ATGAAAAATTCATTAAATCAGAAAGGGAATTTTCCGCTAGAAGAAGAATATCATAAAATATCCCTTTCTTTACCCAATGCTCCAGAATATGTTAGTGTAGTACGACTTACTCTTTCTGGGATAGCTAACCGTATGGGGTTTGACATAGAGGCCATAGAAGATCTCAAAGTTGCCGTTGCTGAAGCATGTACCAATGCGATAACACATGGATGTGGAGATTGTAATTATACCATAGAATTTTCTATTTTAAAGGACAGATTACAAATAGAAATCAGTGATAAAGGACGAGGATTTGATTACAATCTTATTCAAGAACCAGATCTTAGTCAGCCACGGGAGGGAGGCTTAGGGATATTTATTATAAAAACACTCATGGATGAAGTGAAATTCTTTAAAAATAATAATTGTGGCACCAAAATCATCATGAGTAAAAAATTGGGGGATGCCTAA
- the deoD gene encoding purine-nucleoside phosphorylase has protein sequence MSTPTPHISAKVGDFAKTVLMPGDPLRAKFIVDHYLEDAVLVNPVRGVNGYTGTYKGKKVSVMASGMGMPSMGIYSYELFHFYDVDNIIRIGSAGSLQEDLKIRDIAFGMGACTNSSFARQFELPGDFAPIASFELLQKAVKAAENRKVHYKVGNFLSSDTFYDDSQRTMDWAKMGILCVEMEAAALYMNAARAGKNALAICTISDSIITGEQTTSEERQNSFHEMMEIALEIA, from the coding sequence ATGAGTACACCAACCCCACATATCTCTGCAAAGGTAGGAGATTTCGCAAAAACTGTTTTAATGCCAGGGGATCCGCTAAGAGCCAAATTCATTGTAGATCATTACCTAGAAGATGCCGTCTTGGTAAATCCAGTTCGTGGAGTAAATGGCTATACAGGGACTTATAAAGGGAAAAAAGTATCGGTTATGGCAAGTGGAATGGGAATGCCTTCTATGGGAATTTATTCCTATGAGTTATTTCATTTTTATGATGTGGACAACATCATTCGTATTGGAAGTGCAGGTTCCTTACAGGAAGATTTAAAAATAAGAGATATTGCCTTTGGAATGGGGGCATGTACCAACTCTAGTTTTGCTAGACAATTTGAATTACCTGGAGATTTTGCTCCCATTGCTTCCTTTGAACTACTACAAAAAGCAGTGAAGGCTGCAGAAAATAGAAAGGTTCATTATAAAGTAGGAAATTTCTTATCTTCAGATACGTTCTATGATGATTCCCAAAGAACCATGGATTGGGCAAAAATGGGTATTCTTTGTGTAGAGATGGAAGCAGCTGCTCTTTATATGAATGCAGCAAGAGCAGGGAAAAATGCCTTAGCTATTTGTACTATTTCTGATTCTATTATAACAGGAGAACAAACTACTTCCGAAGAAAGACAAAATAGTTTCCATGAAATGATGGAAATTGCATTAGAAATTGCATAA
- the deoC gene encoding deoxyribose-phosphate aldolase produces MDQNIARYIDHTLLKPEVSKQQIEKLCQEAKEYGFYSVCVNPIWVKEAANQLKNSNVKVCTVIGFPLGATTSEVKAFETQNAIDNGASEVDMVIAIGKLKAGEYTAVQQDISAVVNAAKGKALVKVIIETCLLTDQEKVKACQLAVEAGADYVKTSTGFSTGGAKIEDIRIMRKTVGNDIGVKASGGIRDRETALKMIEAGASRIGASASIAIVTQD; encoded by the coding sequence ATGGATCAAAATATAGCACGATATATTGATCATACATTATTAAAACCAGAAGTAAGCAAACAACAGATTGAAAAATTATGCCAAGAAGCAAAGGAGTATGGATTTTATTCTGTATGTGTCAATCCTATTTGGGTAAAAGAAGCAGCGAATCAACTAAAGAATTCCAACGTAAAAGTATGTACTGTTATTGGATTTCCACTAGGGGCTACCACTTCTGAAGTAAAAGCATTTGAGACACAAAATGCCATTGATAATGGTGCCTCTGAAGTAGATATGGTAATTGCGATTGGAAAATTAAAAGCGGGAGAATATACTGCTGTTCAACAAGATATTAGTGCAGTGGTAAATGCAGCGAAAGGAAAAGCATTGGTAAAAGTGATTATTGAAACCTGCTTGCTAACAGATCAAGAAAAAGTAAAAGCTTGCCAACTTGCAGTTGAAGCGGGAGCAGATTATGTAAAAACTTCTACTGGTTTTTCTACTGGAGGAGCAAAGATAGAGGATATTCGCATAATGAGAAAAACAGTAGGCAACGATATCGGGGTAAAGGCTTCAGGTGGAATACGAGATAGAGAAACTGCTTTAAAAATGATAGAAGCTGGTGCATCTCGTATTGGGGCAAGTGCAAGTATTGCTATTGTAACGCAAGATTAA
- a CDS encoding DUF948 domain-containing protein, with protein sequence MLVELWQVAVFIVAICILILTIYVINTLQGINKTIEQLRTFININSENIHVLTKELVEISKNANSISEEFTKDMDKINGAIQSIQNTSEMVEETVQMGKDHVILPIMGLVNLGNGLKNVAQFVHKKDS encoded by the coding sequence ATGCTAGTAGAATTATGGCAGGTAGCAGTTTTCATTGTTGCCATATGTATTTTAATTTTAACGATATATGTCATTAATACATTACAAGGAATCAATAAAACTATAGAACAATTAAGGACTTTTATAAATATTAATAGTGAAAATATTCATGTTCTGACTAAAGAACTAGTAGAGATTAGTAAAAATGCAAATTCTATTAGTGAAGAATTTACTAAAGATATGGATAAAATCAATGGCGCAATACAATCCATACAAAATACCAGTGAAATGGTAGAAGAAACCGTACAAATGGGAAAAGATCATGTGATTTTACCTATTATGGGATTGGTTAATTTAGGAAATGGACTAAAAAATGTTGCACAATTTGTTCATAAAAAAGATTCTTAG
- a CDS encoding GntR family transcriptional regulator, producing the protein MNFDYRTPRYLMVIEQIKERIKKEELQPGERLPSETEFSKQLGVSRSTLREALRILEEENIIIRKHGIGTFVNQKPVFNKGIEELFSITDIIKREGKIPSTKIYFTGYVQAHGNEIHKLNLQKEEQVFLVKRVRFADNIPLVYCIDKIPAHLLPKEYTFQQESILDSLEKIGIIITYAEAEIKTISYHQKISKIMECDKDTPLLILKQIHYDQHNRPVLYSINYFRSDQISFHVLRKRML; encoded by the coding sequence ATGAATTTTGATTATCGAACACCACGATATTTGATGGTAATAGAACAAATTAAAGAAAGAATAAAAAAAGAAGAGTTACAACCAGGAGAACGTTTACCTTCAGAGACAGAATTTTCTAAACAATTGGGAGTATCAAGAAGTACTCTTAGAGAAGCTTTGCGGATTTTAGAAGAAGAAAATATTATCATTCGAAAGCATGGAATTGGAACTTTTGTGAATCAAAAGCCAGTATTTAACAAAGGAATTGAAGAGTTATTTAGCATTACAGATATTATCAAACGAGAAGGGAAAATACCCAGTACCAAAATTTATTTTACTGGTTATGTACAAGCCCATGGGAATGAAATTCATAAGTTGAATTTACAAAAAGAGGAGCAAGTGTTTTTAGTAAAACGAGTTCGCTTTGCAGATAACATTCCATTGGTTTATTGTATTGATAAAATTCCAGCCCATTTATTACCAAAGGAGTATACTTTCCAACAAGAATCTATTTTGGATTCTTTAGAAAAAATAGGAATCATCATTACTTATGCAGAGGCTGAAATTAAAACCATTAGTTATCATCAGAAAATATCTAAAATAATGGAGTGTGATAAAGATACGCCCTTATTAATATTAAAGCAAATTCATTATGATCAACATAATCGCCCAGTATTATATTCTATCAATTATTTTAGATCTGATCAAATTTCTTTTCATGTACTAAGAAAAAGAATGTTATAA
- a CDS encoding plasmid pRiA4b ORF-3 family protein, whose protein sequence is MEIKFTKEQYRKLLDIVYAGITVINGNREIDQHLEEYEKIVQYLYSFASQYGFDSLVYYNKDHKKYFTTQKFEENIEKLMEEFEEKNFLETLSLKLAQRDIADEIEGQVQIDKELVLQRLIERQARYKEEFQENGLQHLRFNKKAHTKSFNLQDKSEKIEGEGRILQLHIRLKDINPIIWRRILVKEEMNFYTFNQIIQKVMGWSGFQQYEFQIHGQCISEQTQEDLWEEYTEIISPKEKTLAEYFLQPNDFFTYTYDFGDNWVHEILVEDIYEQEEKRKYPVCLDGERRGPVENIGGPWGYMELLNIIENPEDPQYQQVIEWLGQDFDPEQFDINRINKELMEI, encoded by the coding sequence ATGGAAATAAAATTTACTAAGGAGCAATATCGAAAGTTATTGGATATAGTTTATGCAGGCATTACTGTGATCAATGGAAATCGAGAGATTGACCAACATTTAGAAGAGTATGAAAAAATCGTACAATATCTTTATTCTTTTGCGTCACAATATGGATTCGATTCTCTGGTTTATTATAATAAAGACCATAAAAAATATTTTACTACCCAAAAATTTGAAGAAAATATTGAAAAATTGATGGAAGAATTTGAAGAAAAAAATTTCTTAGAGACCTTATCTTTAAAATTAGCCCAAAGAGATATTGCGGATGAAATAGAAGGGCAAGTTCAGATTGATAAAGAGCTGGTGCTTCAAAGATTGATTGAACGACAAGCACGCTATAAAGAAGAATTCCAAGAAAATGGATTACAACATTTAAGATTTAATAAAAAGGCACATACAAAGTCTTTCAATTTACAAGATAAATCAGAAAAAATAGAAGGAGAAGGAAGAATTCTTCAACTCCATATTCGATTAAAAGATATAAATCCTATTATCTGGAGAAGAATATTGGTAAAAGAAGAGATGAATTTTTATACTTTTAATCAAATTATTCAAAAAGTTATGGGGTGGTCTGGATTTCAACAGTATGAATTTCAAATTCATGGACAATGTATTAGCGAGCAAACCCAAGAAGATCTCTGGGAGGAATACACCGAGATTATATCACCCAAAGAAAAAACTTTGGCAGAGTATTTTTTACAACCCAATGATTTTTTTACCTATACTTATGATTTTGGAGATAATTGGGTTCATGAAATTTTAGTAGAGGATATATATGAACAAGAAGAAAAGAGAAAATATCCTGTTTGCCTAGATGGGGAAAGAAGAGGTCCGGTAGAAAATATTGGAGGACCATGGGGGTATATGGAATTATTAAATATTATAGAAAATCCAGAAGATCCTCAATATCAACAAGTAATAGAATGGTTAGGACAAGATTTTGATCCAGAACAATTTGATATAAATAGGATAAATAAAGAATTAATGGAAATCTAA
- a CDS encoding nucleoside-triphosphatase has product MKHVFLSGNIGIGKSTIIQKLIRNLNLNQEKIGGFYTKAYIKGNELKGFYLEPIHIHYNIPNIQDRLIGYKLDGGDKWISVKDTFENLGVRVLKECMKGSFDLIILDELGFFENDCLLFQKKIHEVLSSGKRVIGVIKPFSTPFIDSIRIREDVMEVEVTKDNRQGLIKYLTNQFRQRE; this is encoded by the coding sequence ATGAAACATGTATTTTTATCAGGAAACATTGGGATAGGAAAAAGTACTATTATTCAAAAATTGATAAGAAATTTAAATTTAAATCAAGAAAAAATAGGAGGCTTTTATACTAAAGCCTATATAAAGGGAAATGAGCTAAAAGGATTTTATTTGGAGCCAATTCATATTCATTATAATATTCCTAATATACAGGATCGTCTTATTGGATATAAATTAGACGGAGGAGATAAATGGATTTCGGTAAAAGATACTTTTGAGAATTTAGGGGTTAGAGTATTAAAGGAATGTATGAAAGGTTCTTTTGACTTAATTATATTAGATGAATTAGGATTTTTTGAAAACGATTGCCTTCTTTTTCAAAAAAAGATACATGAAGTTTTATCTAGTGGAAAAAGAGTGATAGGAGTTATAAAACCTTTTTCTACACCTTTTATCGATTCTATTAGAATAAGAGAGGATGTGATGGAAGTTGAAGTTACCAAAGATAACCGACAAGGACTTATTAAATATCTCACAAACCAATTTAGACAGCGGGAATAG
- a CDS encoding NupC/NupG family nucleoside CNT transporter has protein sequence MQIILGLLAILVVFALSYFMSNDKKNINYKGIIIMLVLELVITWFMFSTQIGAIIINGVSSVFNKLIEFGSAGIQFVLGGFELQEGGVFFFNVLLLIVFFATILSVLTYLKILPTIIKWVGGLVSKVTGLPKIESFNGVNSIFFGQSEALLAIKSQFHHLNENRLYTVSASAMSSVSASIVGSYIQILPEKYILIALPLNMFSSLIISSFIAPVKVSKEEDEIDITDVCNDKSLFEAMGNGALDGGKVALIVAANLIAFIASLELVNWAIQSVFAGVTLQQILGYVFAPIGYLMGIPASELIKAGSIMGTKIVTNEFVAMLEFQPLLEVISEKTIGIVTVFLTSFANFSSIGIIAGTVKGIDTEKASIVSKFGMKLLGGSILTSILSATIAGLFL, from the coding sequence ATGCAGATTATTTTAGGATTGTTAGCAATATTGGTTGTCTTTGCCCTTTCCTATTTTATGTCCAATGATAAAAAAAATATTAATTATAAAGGTATTATAATCATGTTGGTTTTAGAGCTTGTTATTACATGGTTTATGTTTTCCACACAAATTGGGGCGATAATTATTAATGGAGTATCCTCTGTATTTAATAAATTAATAGAGTTTGGATCAGCCGGAATTCAATTTGTATTAGGAGGATTTGAATTACAAGAAGGAGGCGTGTTCTTCTTTAATGTATTATTGCTAATTGTTTTTTTTGCCACCATTTTGTCCGTATTAACCTATTTAAAAATTTTACCAACCATTATTAAATGGGTAGGAGGATTGGTTTCTAAGGTAACTGGATTACCTAAAATAGAATCTTTTAATGGAGTAAATAGTATCTTTTTTGGCCAATCAGAAGCACTTTTAGCAATTAAGTCACAATTTCATCACTTAAATGAAAATCGACTTTATACAGTAAGTGCCTCTGCTATGAGTTCCGTATCTGCTTCTATTGTTGGTTCTTATATTCAGATTTTGCCAGAAAAATATATTTTAATTGCATTGCCTTTAAATATGTTCAGTTCTTTGATTATTTCTTCTTTTATTGCTCCAGTAAAAGTATCCAAAGAAGAGGATGAAATAGATATCACAGATGTTTGTAATGATAAAAGTCTTTTCGAAGCAATGGGAAATGGAGCATTAGATGGAGGAAAGGTTGCATTGATTGTTGCAGCAAACTTAATTGCCTTTATTGCATCTTTGGAATTAGTAAATTGGGCTATTCAATCGGTTTTTGCTGGAGTGACTTTACAACAGATTTTAGGCTATGTTTTTGCACCGATTGGATACCTTATGGGAATTCCAGCTAGTGAATTGATAAAAGCAGGATCTATTATGGGGACCAAAATAGTGACCAATGAATTCGTTGCCATGTTAGAATTTCAGCCATTATTAGAAGTGATATCAGAAAAAACTATTGGAATTGTAACTGTATTTTTAACCAGCTTTGCAAATTTCTCTTCTATTGGGATTATTGCGGGAACAGTAAAAGGAATTGATACAGAAAAAGCAAGTATTGTTTCTAAATTTGGAATGAAACTTTTAGGTGGTTCTATCTTAACATCTATTTTATCAGCAACCATTGCAGGATTATTTCTTTAA